The Anas acuta chromosome 2, bAnaAcu1.1, whole genome shotgun sequence genomic interval GGTCTGGTACCAAATACCTGATGTAAGAGTGTTCAAGGTGAGCTAGAAAAGTACTTAGTATTCAAGAGCCAAAGATGACACTTCAGATTACTAAACCATAGGTACATAACCTAGGCATCTTCCCCTCTCTAACATAAATTGGACTTGGAGTAAGAGGTTCAGGAAGAACATACAGAAATCTATCATGATTGTTCTACCTGTAACCATTCTTAtgccaaaagcaagaaaacaaatcttatGACCAGATTCAGTATCTGCCTTATTTTAAGGAAACAATTAAAACCTCCCATGTTcatttaatattgttttttcaTAATTCATTTATACTTACATAGagataagaaaataacaaagtTTCACTTTAGAATACTTTCTAAAGCAGGATATTCTTCCAACTGTTTTTCAAGTTCACATGCATTCTCAaggttgaaaaaaatatatattcatatatagctaaagaaataaaactcaatTTCAGTACATGTAGTTGCAgtgctgtaaagaaaaaaaataatttagaaaccATTTCAACTCTGAAACATTTATTATGTTCAGACAAATGCAAAGGCTAAGCCTATGGTCCAGGACCTATTTTTCATCTGTGCACAGGGACAGGAGCTACAGCAGCTCAGCATTTTtctgatggagaaaaatgctcTCCACCCCTCGTTTCTTACAGTACTCTATGACTTGCTGTCAAAGCCCTCCCTGAACCTTTATTGAAGTAGCAAGTATTGACAGTTCCAAAGCAAAGGTCCACAAGTATTAATATTACCTCTTAGGTCAGTTTTTCAGTAAGGTCAAGCCATTGAACAACACAGCGCAGAGGTGCTTAACCATTAGCCAGAAGTTCAATGAAGTATTTTAAGTTGTTTCTTCTGCGGGTGCCCTTCGCTGTCGAGCAGATTTCTGTCTACTTCTGTGTGGTGAGGGTGGAGTCTCTTGTTCGgcttctgtctctgcaggctCGTTGTCCCCCTGCTGGGACCCTGTATCACCTATCAATTCTCTCAGGAATTTGAACTTAGACAAAAACAACTGCCAGACCACATACCAGCCTGcaggagacaaagaaaaaaggtacCACTTAGTTAATTCACACACATCGATAGGCAGCTCTcaggcaaagcacagcagaaaagggagaaaaaaaataatcaagtgcCACCTTGATTACTCTTAACCCCAgcattcctccctccccctccacacccacccacccacccacccctgTTCACAGTCCTGCAGGCAACTATGCAGCTTGATCAAGTTTGCCCTCATCCAGAAGCAAATATTCTAAGCTCCAGGCAAGAACCTGAACATATTCTTAATTGCAGTGCCACAGCAAACAATAAGCAGGCGATTACACCTGTGCAAAGGCATGGACCTTAGCTGGCAGATGAAAAGGAACTTCTGTGGTTACACCTAAAGCAAGGCCACAGAATTCAATACATAGGCACTGTAAAAAGGTAGCAGTGGGGTTCCTATGCTCCCTCAGCAAACACACCACACTCAGGAGGAACCACCTTCTAAAAGCTGCATTACATTAGGCACACTTGGAGACTTTTAAATTAATGCCATGTTTTACATTAAATACATAACTTCCTTATCATAAGTCACTAAAAGGCAACATCCTCCAATTCAGTATTTTCTCACCACACCAAAGTCCCATTAAAGTAAAATTATCAGGTAAATTTGTATAACATTTAGTTCCACCCCAATGCAGAAATGTTCTTGGTCTCAAAACCACACAAGTGAATTTTACAGCTGAGAGAGTCACATTTCTAGAatctctaaaaatatttaagatccACCACCTCCTTGCTCTTAAGTCAGCATTTCCAGAACAGATGGACAACACTTACAAaagcagatgtatttttatctAAACCTAACCCAGAACCTTCTTTATAAAATTCTCATTTATCTAAGCACTTTGATAAAGAAAGGCTGGAGCTGTACCAAACTGAGAACTAGTTATCCCATTCCCTTTAGCTGGCCAGTCAAGTTTCATTATCTATAGCTTAGACGTGTCACTTAGCTGCATATTTCACAGATAAGCAGGATAAAATTGGAGCTGTGATCCAAAGGCATATGCTATAATACAAGCTGCAATATCAAAACCATTTATCTCAGTCAGAGCTATAAATTAACAGTCCTTTTCTCAATCTGAAGGTTTTGCCATGCAAGCCTGTAGTGCTGACACCTGCAAATATTAGCAGCCCTATTTTGCACATCTCGGGAAAGCTGTCCCTCAGCAACAGAGCTGTCAGCAGAAATGGATTTCTGAGCCTGGGCAATGGGCATATAAAGCAAGGTGAAACGCTAACAAGTGGCACTTGTGTAACCACAgcacctttatttttctccctcttttgtCACTGGAGTCAGGACAAGGTGAAAGCCATTACTTAGGACAAAGCAAGACCCCACCCTTCCCCTCTGTCCTAGAATACTCTTCTCACCCTGTAGACTCTTAATTTCCAGAACTTCTCTGCTACCAGGGTCAGCTAGAGGAAGGCATGACAACCTTTTAAGATCCAACTTAATTCCCAAGGCCTACTCCAAGTATTTCCTATTCCATTAACATCTGaaactttaaattatttgcGTGACATCAGATtcaatttatttacaaatactttaaaagccctgtatctagaaaaaaaaaaatgaaaatggctcGTTTATTGTGTTTTTGCATATCTAGAGGTAAAAATTACCTCTACTTTTGAAAATTGTTCCCATTGAGTGGTATTTAAGGTCTTTGGGATCTACAATGTTTTGTCAACTTTGAAGACCATAAATCGATCCATTTTTCTCACGGCTctaaaactcattaaaaaaagtaatcaaatcTCCAAAGGCACACTTACTTCCAGTCTGCACgggaaagaaaaagtgttcCCAATGCATACAGGAAAGGTGAAAGTGAGACCTGAGCAGAATATTACAAACTGTTATAAGTGTCTTCAACTCCACAGTTTGCTGAGAGATGAAATTTGTGAGACTGAACCGAGAAGTGCATGAAAAGCATGCAAAGTGTTTTATCACATTCACTTAAGGAGATGGGGGGGGTGCATGAAGCTCTCAGCCACAACTTGCCTTTTTCAAAAGGTTCTCCCTAAAATACCTTCAAGTGAATTCATGTCAGATACATACGCTACTTCCAGAGAACAccccaaggaagaaaaagccaaaatatTCAGGGCCTCCCCCCAAATAAAGTTGTAGGACACTTGACAGAAGCACCGGAGTATATTTGATATAAACAAACAGGCCAGTAAGTGAGGTATTTAACTTTGGCTGGGTAAAGAGCTTCTTATGCTTCCCTTATCAGTGCAAACTGGCCACTTACACAGAATTACAACCTGgacaaaagcaaacactgaaGGCCATTACAACCAACCTGaccagcaggaccaggcagATGTGAGCCAGGATGCAGtacactgaaaacagaattacaaGAGGCTTACCCACTGATAGTGGGAGGGACAACCAGGCTCAAGAGCTGTAAAAATAAGTTCAGGTTTACCCTGTCTCTGCCACATCACCATCCATTGCTGCCTCCTGGTCGTCTTCTCAGGCACGTCCCTCCCCACATGCACCCCTGCTGGCTCCACATGAAAGACTCCCCAGACTGCCAAACTATACCACAGACACCGTGGTATAAGGTAATCAAGGTAGAAAGATTCCTTTCTTACACTTGTTCTCATCACAGTGCCAACTTGGatggaaagttgtttttttacagCATCCCCCGAACACACCCGATCATCTGAATCCAGTTAAAGATGCCTCTTCAGCTGAGACTCCCTGTCGCCTCGCAGTTACCAAACACTCCAATAAAACTTCTCAGAAATAACCAGACTAGTAAAGAATTGAAGCAAGTTGCTCAGGGCAAAAGAGACTCTCTCCAGCAATGGTATTGAGTAAATACAccattaaacaacaacaaaaacaaaacaaacaaacaaaaagacaaagccTGGAGACAGATTCAAAGTACCAAGTTGCATCGCCATCTCATTTGAAAGTATCTTTTATCAATTTTTCAGCCTCTTAAGAACACTGCAAAATTGTAACCCCACACTTTTTAAATGTCAACTACAGAGTGcatttagtgtatttttttttatttcttaaactaGAATGGACAGAAAGGCCACTCTCCTATTATGCATCTCAGCTTTGCCACTATTCTGCTATAGAGCTGATGCCAGGCAGGTAGCTGGCACCACCAGTTTGCATCTAAGAAGTTTCCAGTCTGTTCAGGCCACTCAAAGAAGTCTTACTGGTTCACCTCCGCACACAAAATACTTGTTTGGAATCAGTCTTGTCTTCTTTAGCCATTTGATTTGCCTTTTTGAGTCGTTCTCAGCTTAGTTGAATCTGTGACAGTAAAACAGCCCTGGCACAATACATCTTCAGCCAACTAGCAGGGATGACATGCCACACCAACATGTAATATTTTACCCTAACTGGTGAAAGAAGCTGCTCTCCAAGAAGTGAGTTAGGGCAAGGGTACATACACCACTGCAACACACAGCAGGGGCTCCAGCTCCCTGTAAAGCAGATACCCAAATCCAGAGAGCCTGGAAAGTCTGCAACCATTATTCAGCATTTAGGCAAAGTAGCAGCTTCCAACCTCCACAGAGTTGTAAGCTGGGAGCCACTTAAAACGCCACGGCTACGTGCCAGCCAGAGACATTTAAGCCACGCTTGGCATCGTGCCATCAGTATGTCACCCCTCCTACGAATCGTGAGGCAATGTGTTTGCAAAGACGGGACCGTGACTCAAGGCTCATTTACTGACTCAAAAGCATGTATCATCTTTGCAATAAAGCTGTCATGACAACTTTAATTTGACCAAGTTTCAATAAAGCTACCTTCTCTGTTACCTCCCATACTGACTCCTAGTTCTTCGTAAAGgggaaagaagcaaaagcaatcTGATGCTATATTACTCATCCTCACTTGCTCATGGGCACAAGTCTCGGGTCCATAACTTTCATTCACCTTATGTTAGCGTGTAAACATAAAGAGGGGGAGGATTTTATTTACTGGaacacattttcctcttccatttgaATCACAAAGATAAGCATAAAAAGCCAAAACAGGGATAATGTGGAATGCTGGTGTAAAATAAGCTGAATTTTCTTATGCAAAACACACATTGGtccaagaaaggaaggaaggtgaTGCGGTAACAGTGCAAGAGTTACTTGCTTGTATTCAAACACTGAAGTGCCCACCAGAGAAAATCTTAACAGCTACAGATGGGGGGGCGGAGGCACACAGCTCTAGAGGCTAAACTGAGATTTGGGAGAACAAGGTTCTACCACAGGCAAATCACTTTAACGCTGTGCCTTTTGAAGAGGTATGTAATACACTGCCCCAGAGAACACCTTTACTGTCTCCTGATGTCTGCTGTCAGTGACACGCTGCTTGGGTCTGTGCCGCTCCCTAAGCCTGCTCCTTATTTCGCACCACATCACTTGCTGACTGATGCAAGGAAGCTTGCTCTTTTCCAGTCTTCCATTTTTAACAGTTGtaaatttcagtttcaaatgaaaaagtattttctctttattgctAGCCTACTCAGGCATGGCTTTCCTCATGTTTTGAGGTATGTCACAAGATTATGTCATTTATGATAGTTACAAAACTGTTTAAACAAAGCGTTATAGAAGAGTTATTCAGGCAGAATTTAAGGCTCAAATGTTTTCCCATCTACAAATGAATTCAGACTTGTGAAGCAAACCACACACACTTGGTTCAGCAATCAAAGTTACATGATTTTTGTTATAAGTTTATGTCTCAAACCCCATCTCATCAGCCTCGCCTGCTGAATGAGAAGAACAAGCCTATCTGTTCCCCTGAAGGCACTTCTGCACCTTCATCGGACTATGTGCATTAGTAcattgggaaaataaaacaaaataaaacaaatacacagaGAATAGAACACCAGCCAAGTTGAACTCATGTATTGCTTACCTATGTTacatatggagtggtaattcgtgtcgagaaaatggttgatattaataaagaagggggagatttgggagtgtggccataGGGGTTTGAAAGCCtcatggttgagataacattagaatCTTAACAATGAGGCCATCAAGAATATATAAGActttagagggaacaaagaagggtgattcaggagactccatgcagtctggggtttcttgttctccagccattaaggcatggaagtttctgggtgtttgctgttgttgttacattcaaagttgtttggccaatgaaaagttgttttgaaaagaactgctgtggagagaagggtataagaggggaaaCTGCCCGcaagataaaaaaggaaggcaacacGATGTGAAGAAGTTATGATCaataaagaaacaggaaaaaggagtgaagaggaacaggctagcggaacagagaccaggacgggaacagacacattgattgcctcatgaagaaaggttcagccaaactcagcaaactgctcagagaagctcgtacagaaagttgctggaaatgggcacaccggagctggagagaagctcgagctgagagaagcggacctgtgcacacaactgcctctcactggtaagcagttgcgcattatggagaatcatacgtccttaggaacaaagactgtcctggtaaccttacagcttattctccttattaaggattggacagtttatgagcctaAAATATGGGACCAAAGTGgggtcaaggtgtgggactctgcaactaaaaacgacaaggttgcagtgggattgctcggcacccGGCGAGCAGCCTCTGAGGTCTTAAAGAGCCCTGggggaccacagtcagaaacgtgtggcttgccagacagtgagggagctgcgggctcctttactgatccgcCTGCTAcaccatgggcccctctgctgctacagccatcgaaggcttttgctgttacaccccctgttgacctggagGTGCCTTTTGAaccaggcctattggccttgaaaaggagatggatatgcttttcttcgatccgggaggaacgggatacataaggcccgaagaccgagttgctcgacaacttaaagcgagacatattgttcaaaaggaatggaaaatggagacttgttagtaatcaataaaaagaatggaaaatggagaaacttaaaggattgtttgttaccttttctgatttgttaccttttctgatatGTTTTGGTGTACTCGAGTTTATTAAGTCATGGAAgctaaaggattgtttgttacctttcctgattgtacgtatgtataggcatactcgcgtttagtatgtaaagcaatgttctgtatatttagaatgtttgatgtttgtgtgtgtgtgttggtggagcatagactccccgcacacccagcactgtttacttgcattttataccttttagaaatatttgttttataaatattaaaaaactcagattgagttgagacctcatttataacacctATCTCCTTCACTGTGCATAAATTCCTACCAGCAACAAGGAACGCACAAAAGCAATGAGATCAcgagagaaaacagagaaaggaacTCTGGAAAGATGGCTATAAAGTGGAAGGAAGTTACCTTAGGTCCACTTTTAGAAGAGCAATTGAAAACTAGACATGTTTGTAGTCTCTCAATGGTTTTTATGTCAGATGTGCTCAGTTTTACAAATAGATTTCACTAGCTGCAAGCCTTCAGTGCTTCCTAACAATTCCAGATTAGGATTGGAAATGGCAATTGCAAGCATCCAGAAGTGTGGCGTAATGACCACACAGACACCAGGGTTTCTTTAGGGATCAGTAACTTCAGTAACTTTTATTGAGGACAGGCTTCCTTGTTATACCATTAGCTCTGCAAGCGGTACTTTCCCACTAGCTACTCATTAGTTAACAACTTTGCCCTGTAACAGCAAACATTTAGCCACTTCCAAGTCTTAACGGTTGGAGAACAGGCTGTTTGAGACAGCAAGGGTCTCGTGAAtcacttttctttgttctttctagCTTGTTTACATTCCTCATGGCTTCATCGTCAGGAATCCCATGTTATCAcatcaccaaccatggggcttgtcgacCCCCCTGGCGATACTCCCACACAGCAGcgttaaacagaaaaagaactcAGGTCACTAACTCAGTGTACTTGTATAGacataaatgcaaaattcaGGTATAATCATTTGCTTTTCACATTGCTGACGAACTGGTCCTAATAACTTCTGACAGTTTGTGCATTGAATTTTAtcttttcacttcagaaaaaaaaaataactggaagGAAATTTAACATTATAGGAGGCTTTCATAGCGCTTAGCCCATCACATCTGTGATGAGCAACATAAATTCAGGCAATCCTGGGACATCTCCTGGATATTTTAGTAGATTTTTCTCTGCAAGCATTCACACCATGAGTCCTTTTACAAGCCACTCAAAATACAAGTAACAGCTCATCAGTCTTTGGACCCTGGCAGTCTTCTGAGGCTGTTAAATACCTTTCATCAGATGGCTATAAAATATTCTTATCAGCTTAAGCTTACTCAAGCTTATATCCGGTCATCCTTGTCTCAAGTTTGTCCATTAACTTGTGTGCCTCACTGGCTAGCATTTACTTGTATCCTGGCATACATACAGCACTCATCTCCTTGGGAGACTGACAGGCTCTCTATTTACAAATAGAGACCCCTCAGTACAAAAGTTGATAAGATGCTGCCTACGACAGACACAAATAATTTGATTGGAGGTAGTTTATACTGATTTCTCCTAATAGTGGTCTTGATACACTTTTCCTGAAATAGTTTCCAGTCTTGGCACAAGAACTAGAAGTATCCTCGTACTAACTGATTAGTAAATGCTGTGTAGAACTGGGAAAATACCATTACCAATGCTATATAAATCATACCAAACTTTACCTAGCAgccatttctgtctttaaaatctAGGCACATTTTAGCAATCAATTTATAAACTGATACTGTTAAAAACAAGATACAGAGGACAGATGAAGCACAGTGTTCATTAAATCTGAGTGTGGAATACAGAAGTCCAAACTGATAAGTACTTAtaagccatttaaaaataaagttattaactacttttgctatttttaaacaagGAAGTACTAAAGAGAAGTTACCAGGCAAAGTTAAAGAGATCCCTCAGCACTTCACACCATTTGTCATACAgagacaaaagcagaaacacctagagaaaatgtttctgattttgaaCAGTATGTTGTAAAGTTATTCTTAGCCTTCAGCATTATCTCTCACATGTACTCTGACAGCACGGAAAGCCTAGTAAATACATTGCGTCTCCAAAAGACAGAAGATGGCCACTGAAGAATATCCACTGAAGACAAGAAACCCATCTCAGAACAGATATCCACCTGTGTCACTGTTCAGTCTGTGACAATGGACAAGAAGGGATacaggagaaaagagcaaaGGAGCAGGGAAAGCTTACAAGGTGCCTCACCTACCCCCAATAATCTGTATTTCAGATGTTCCCTTACCTTTTAACATTAGTACTAGGGCTTAAATACATTGATGGACCATTCAAAGTTCACAGAAGAAAGATAAGTTTTAGAATCcaaaatattcttaatattcTTCATGAGCTTaccattttcccctttctttgtGTAAAAGagtactttctcttttttttttttttttttttgttaagccTGATCATTTCCCTTTATATACTCCAATTCCTCTGTAACAAGGAAATGGAACAACCATTCCCTGTTCACCTTTTTCACTCTACTCAGTTTTATAACTATCACCTTCCACCATTCAACTGTTTTCCAGGCTAGACAGCTCTAACCTAGTTAGAATCTCTTCATGCAGAAATCACTGCACAGCT includes:
- the SMIM13 gene encoding small integral membrane protein 13, with amino-acid sequence MWQSIGLTLLVIVATLACVLLFMLCGWYVVWQLFLSKFKFLRELIGDTGSQQGDNEPAETEAEQETPPSPHRSRQKSARQRRAPAEETT